One part of the Podarcis muralis chromosome 3, rPodMur119.hap1.1, whole genome shotgun sequence genome encodes these proteins:
- the LOC114594069 gene encoding amine sulfotransferase-like isoform X1 has protein sequence MLFTCDGREAWDSAMGSAKRVGFDKMTPLFLCDFPVSYNRGNYSLLFILRQAMQPEEKYLFTYKGCYFRSVFTSVEYLDSLEDFEIRDSDVFLVTYPKSGTIWTQNILSLIYHEGHRDRTEKVDLLDRAPWLEYNVRNVDYVSRPSPRLFASHLPYYLVPKGLRNRRAKVVYVARNPKDVLVSFYHFSKTIAKFEEVEDFGIFMERFLAGKVYGGLWLDHVGGWYSHKDDFNILFLTYEEMKKDLRSCVLKLCNFLGKRLTEKEVDAVVDQATFNKMKADPRANYEFMPPDLMDHSKGHFLRKGTVGDWKNTMTVAQSERFDSVFKERMEKLPIEFCWDIHDEL, from the exons ATGTTGTTCACCTGTGATGGAAGAGAAGCATGGGATTCTGCTATGGGGTCTGCAAAAAGAGTAGGATTTGACAAAATGACACCTCTATTTCTTTGTGATTTCCCAGTGTCGTATAATAGAGGGAACTATTCTCTTCTCTTTATTCTTAGGCAGGCAATGCAACCAGAGGAGAAATACCTTTTCACATACAAAGGATGTTATTTCCGGTCAGTATTTACTTCAGTGGAGTACTTAGATTCCCTGGAGGATTTTGAAATAAGAGACAGTGATGTGTTTTTAGTCACTTATCCAAAATCAG GCACAATATGGACCCAAAATATTTTGAGCTTGATTTATCATGAAGGTCACCGAGATAGAACTGAAAAAGTCGACTTACTAGACAGGGCTCCGTGGCTGGAGTACAATGTCCGCAATGTGGATTACGTCAGTCGTCCATCACCTCGCCTCTTTGCTTCCCATCTACCCTACTATTTAGTACCCAAAGGGTTAAGGAACAGAAGAGCAAAA GTTGTTTATGTGGCCAGAAACCCAAAGGATGTCTTGGTTTCCTTTTACCATTTTTCCAAAACTATAGCCAAATTTGAAGAGGTAGAAGATTTTGGAATTTTCATGGAGAGGTTTTTGGCTGGGAAGG TATATGGAGGTTTATGGCTGGACCATGTGGGAGGCTGGTACTCTCACAAGGATGACTTCAATATTCTGTTTCTTACCTATGAAGAAATGAAGAAG GATCTGAGAAGCTGTGTCTTGAAATTATGCAACTTCCTGGGAAAGAGACTGACGGAAAAGGAGGTGGATGCTGTTGTGGATCAGGCtacatttaataaaatgaaagcagatcCCAGGGCAAACTATGAGTTCATGCCACCGGATCTCATGGACCACAGCAAAGGACATTTTCTTCGGAAAG GCACTGTTGGAGACTGGAAGAACACGATGACAGTCGCACAAAGTGAAAGGTTTGACAGCGTTTTTAAGGAGAGAATGGAAAAGCTGCCCATCGAGTTCTGCTGGGACATCCATGATGAATTATGA
- the LOC114594069 gene encoding amine sulfotransferase-like isoform X2, whose protein sequence is MQPEEKYLFTYKGCYFRSVFTSVEYLDSLEDFEIRDSDVFLVTYPKSGTIWTQNILSLIYHEGHRDRTEKVDLLDRAPWLEYNVRNVDYVSRPSPRLFASHLPYYLVPKGLRNRRAKVVYVARNPKDVLVSFYHFSKTIAKFEEVEDFGIFMERFLAGKVYGGLWLDHVGGWYSHKDDFNILFLTYEEMKKDLRSCVLKLCNFLGKRLTEKEVDAVVDQATFNKMKADPRANYEFMPPDLMDHSKGHFLRKGTVGDWKNTMTVAQSERFDSVFKERMEKLPIEFCWDIHDEL, encoded by the exons ATGCAACCAGAGGAGAAATACCTTTTCACATACAAAGGATGTTATTTCCGGTCAGTATTTACTTCAGTGGAGTACTTAGATTCCCTGGAGGATTTTGAAATAAGAGACAGTGATGTGTTTTTAGTCACTTATCCAAAATCAG GCACAATATGGACCCAAAATATTTTGAGCTTGATTTATCATGAAGGTCACCGAGATAGAACTGAAAAAGTCGACTTACTAGACAGGGCTCCGTGGCTGGAGTACAATGTCCGCAATGTGGATTACGTCAGTCGTCCATCACCTCGCCTCTTTGCTTCCCATCTACCCTACTATTTAGTACCCAAAGGGTTAAGGAACAGAAGAGCAAAA GTTGTTTATGTGGCCAGAAACCCAAAGGATGTCTTGGTTTCCTTTTACCATTTTTCCAAAACTATAGCCAAATTTGAAGAGGTAGAAGATTTTGGAATTTTCATGGAGAGGTTTTTGGCTGGGAAGG TATATGGAGGTTTATGGCTGGACCATGTGGGAGGCTGGTACTCTCACAAGGATGACTTCAATATTCTGTTTCTTACCTATGAAGAAATGAAGAAG GATCTGAGAAGCTGTGTCTTGAAATTATGCAACTTCCTGGGAAAGAGACTGACGGAAAAGGAGGTGGATGCTGTTGTGGATCAGGCtacatttaataaaatgaaagcagatcCCAGGGCAAACTATGAGTTCATGCCACCGGATCTCATGGACCACAGCAAAGGACATTTTCTTCGGAAAG GCACTGTTGGAGACTGGAAGAACACGATGACAGTCGCACAAAGTGAAAGGTTTGACAGCGTTTTTAAGGAGAGAATGGAAAAGCTGCCCATCGAGTTCTGCTGGGACATCCATGATGAATTATGA
- the RWDD1 gene encoding RWD domain-containing protein 1, with translation MTDYAEEQRNELEALESIYPDSFTVLSEKPISFTITVTSEAGENDETVQATLKFTYAERYPDEIPLYELLSQENLEDSDITDILKLLREQADENLGMVMIFTLVSAVQEKLNEIVDQIKTRKEEETKQKEKEAEEAEKQCFHGTPVTIENFLSWKAKFDLEMLEFKRKKVKEEEQSGKNKLTGKQLFETDHNLDTSDIQFLEEAGNSVEVDESLFQEMDDLELEDEEDDPDYNPAHLESD, from the exons ATGACGGACTACGCGGAGGAGCAGCGCAACGAGCTCGAGGCGCTCGAGTCCATTTACCCGGACTCCTTTACAG TGTTATCAGAAAAGCCAATAAGTTTCACTATCACTGTGAcatctgaagcaggagaaaatgACGAAA CTGTCCAGGCAACCCTCAAATTCACATATGCAGAGCGCTATCCTGATGAAATCCCCCTCTATGAACTACTCTCTCAAGAGAATCTTGAGGACAGTGACATCACAGACATACTGAAATTATTGCGGGAACAG GCAGACGAGAACCTGGGCATGGTAATGATCTTCACACTAGTATCGGCTGTGCAAGAGAAATTAAATGAAATAGTAgatcagataaaaacaagaaaggaagaggaaactaaacagaaggagaaagaggcagAGGAAGCAGAAAAG CAATGTTTCCATGGCACCCCGGTCACCATTGAAAATTTTCTAAGCTGGAAAGCAAAATTTGATTTAGAGATGCTagaatttaaaagaaagaaggtGAAAGAGGAAGAACAGTCGGGCAAAAATAAACTAACAG GGAAACAGCTGTTCGAAACTGATCATAATCTTGACACATCTGATATCCAGTTCTTGGAAGAAG CTGGAAACAGTGTGGAAGTAGATGAATCCTTGTTCCAGGAAATGGATGATTTGGAGTTGGAGGATGAAGAAGACGACCCCGACTATAACCCTGCCCATCTAGAGAGCGACTAG